The genomic stretch CAGCGCCAGCGCGGCGAACAGGGCCAGCCGCACGCTGGTGAGGGTGGCGGCGCGGTGGGCGAAGCGAAGCAGCCTGCGGGGAGGGGGCATCATGAGCGGAGGGCGCCGGAGCTCAGTCGTAGAAGGGGCGGGGCTTGCAGGGGCTGGCGGTGGCCTTGCGCGGGGGCAGCACGGGCTGGCCGTGCAGCTCCTCGTCGATGGCGCCCAGGACGTCCGTCACCGGCACGCGGCGGCGGCGGGCCTCGTCCAGCGCCCACTGGCGCTCGGACGCGCCGAAGTCATCGTCCTGGGACCAGCGGTCGCCGGGAAAGGACTGGCGCGACTTGCGGCGCCACTCCGGCTCCTGGCTCGCGGCGGCGTGGCCCACCAGCTTGCGCTCGGCAGCGTTCAGGGTGCGTTCGCGCGGCGGCAGCTCGGCCGTGGATGCGCGCACCACCGCGGTGGCACCGCACAGCGCGAAAGCCAGCCATCCGACCTGTGCCGTTCGTCGCCACCTTGCACCCATGAGGGCGCTCTACTCCAATTCAGCCCCGGCCGTCCTCATCCGCGTCGGCGTCCAGGCCATGCGGATCAGCGAGCACCCGGCGCGCTCGCTCCATCAACTCCACCACGATTTGTCCGGCGGGCAGCACGCTCTCGATGCGCGCCATGCTGGCGCCGCTGGCCGGCATGGCCATCTCTTCCAGGTTCCCCTCGGTGTCCGGGGTGGGCACGAAGGCGCTGTGCCGTGGCACGTCGACTAGGGGGCCGCCGCCTGGGGTGCCGGGGAACAGCCGGGTGGTGCCGATGCGCTCCGGTGTCGCCATGGGCATGGGCACGCGGCCCTCACGTCCCGTCCACTCGCGCACCACGCGGTTGCGCAGCACGCGCATGCGATGACCCGGCCACTCCCGTCCGAAGACGGTGGTGACGTCCGTGTCTCCCGCGTCCCCATCGACGATGCGCTGCTTGTAGGCCGGGTGGGCATGCGCTTCCACTGAGGCCACCATGCGCGTGCCCACCCAGACGCCGTCCGCGCCATGGAAGAGGGCTCGCGCCGCGCTGAGCCCGTCGGCGATGCCGCCCGCGGCCAGCACCGGCACCGTGTCCGTCAGTGCGCGCAGCTCGCGCACCAGCGCCAGGGTGGGCGTGGTGCTCTGATTGAGGCCGGACGCCTGCCGGCCCTGGGCGATGAGCCCGTCCACATCGAGCGACAGGGCCCGTCGAGCCACCTCGCCCGAGGGGGCCTGGGCCCAGACCCGGACACCCGCGGCCCGCAGCGCCGCCACCCACTCCTCGGGTGGCAGTCCACCGTGGAAGGAGACGATGGGCACGCGCCGGGCGATGCACGTCTCGATGTGCTCGCGCGTGGTGAAATGCCGGCTGTCCCGCTGGGCCATGAGGAAGTTCACGCCGAAGGGGCGCCGCGTGCCTGCCTGGATGGTGTGGAGCCGGACATCCAGGACGTCCGCCGGCTCCAGTGCGGCGCCGAGCATGCCCACGCCGCCAGCTTCCGATACGGCGATGACCAGCGGCGGCAGCGACACGAAGGCCATGCCGTCGCTGACGAATGGATAGTTCACCCCCAACTCACGCGTCAGCCGCGTGTGCAGGGTGTTGCCTTCCAGGACATAAATCGGAGGCCGCCGGGGCTCTGGACTCGAATCACCGCGCTCCTCGTCGGGCTCGGATTCACGGGAAGAGGGCGGGGAACGTCCGTCATTCGCTCCGTTCATCGGGTCTCCTGAAGCTGGCGGGCTCTTCGGCTTCTCCAAGGTTACCAGCAACCCTCTCGACCTAGAGGCGGGGAGCGGAAGAGGGCCTTCCAGGTTGGTTGCCGGGTAACAGCCGCGCGCCGGGCTTGGAGAGTACGGGACTTGAACCCGGGGGTAGTGCAATAGCAAACCCCAGGCAGGACGCGCTGTTACCCGCTATCGCCTTGAACTCACGTCGGTTCGTTGTGCCGCCCGAGCCTGTCTCGCCCCGTCTTGTCCCGTTCTCAGTCCCGCTGGAGGGTCACACTGGGGACACATGCGGCCCACCAGGGGCAACCCGCTCACGGACGCGAGCGGCCCGAATTCCCCAGCCTCACAGGGCTCACGAGAAGCCCGTGGGAGGCTGACGGTAGCGTGTGCCCTGGCGAGGTGGAGCTGGGGAGGGGCAGGTGGAGGAGCGGGGGATGGGCGTACCGGCGGAGGCAGCCGGAGGGGACGGTGCTGTACGAGGTGGTGAGGGAGAACCTTGCCACGCTGCTGGCGGAGGCGAGCGACGTGGGGCGCGGCCTGCCCCGGTATGTGGAGCGGGACTTCGCCAGGTACCTGGAGTGCGGCGTGCTGGTGCACGGATTCGTGCGGGTGCGCTGCGAGAGTTGTAAGGGCGAATTGCTCGTCGCCTTCTCGTGCAAGGGGCGAGGGGTGTGCCCCTCCTGCAACGCGAAGCGGGCGCAGGTGACGGCGGTGCACCTGGTGGAGCGGGTGCTGCCGCACGTGCCCTACCGTCAGTGGACGTTGTCCTTTCCGCACCGGGTGCGATGGGTACTGCTGAAGGAGAAGGGGCTGCTCTCGGACGTCCTCACCCCTGACTACCATGCGCTGGTACCGGAAGGCGTCTTCGTGCCGGGGGAGGGCGGCGTGCGCTTCGAGGCGTTGCCGCCGCCCACGCAAGGACCTGCATGCCAACGACAGGCAGGGACTGGAACGGCGATGCCGCTACGGTGCGCGCGGTGCGCTGGCGCTGGAGCGGCTGTCACGAGCGGAGGACGGCCGCAGCGCCTATCGGATGAAGCGCCCGCTGCCGGACGGCACCACGCACCTGCTCTTCACCGGGCAGGAACTGTTACGGCGTGTAGCGTCCCTGGTACCTCCGCCTCGGGCAAATCTCACGAGATTCCACGGCGTCTTCGCTCCAGGCGCCAGACTGCGGCCATTTCTGGTCCCTCAAGCAGGTGCGCAGGAGGCGAGCGCGGGGCTTGAGGCAGCGGCCGGGAAGGAGCGGGTGAAGGAGAGGACACCGCGAGTGGACTTTCGCCGAGTTGCGCAGGAGGACGTTCGACTTCGACGTGTTCGCCTGCATGAGGTGTGGAGGCAGGCTTAAGAGTGTTGGCGTACGTGAGGGGGGCCCCCGGGGTGCGGGCGATTGTGGAGCACCTGGGCTTGCCCACGGCCTGTGCGAGGTTGGCCCCGGCACGAGGGCCACCCCAGGCCGTGTGGTGTTGAGGCTCAAGACAGCCAACAGGCCAAGGCTCCTGCCACGCACCTGATGGGAGCGCGGCCTGGGCAGGCGTGTGCCCCAAGGGGGCTCAAGCGGCCTGTCCACCGGCCGGGAGCATCGCTCGGGCGGCCCCTTCAGCGGTCCTCCTAGGCCCCTCTGCACCCTCCCTTCCCCTCAACAGGGCCCCCATTCCTCTTATGCGCTGAGGTCCAGGTCCGCGCCGGCGATGCCCAGCGTCGCGCGCCGCTCGCGCACGCGCTCCGTCACCGCGGACAGCAGCTCCACCTCCAGCGCCAGCTCCACACCCGGGTGCGTGCGCGCCAGCTCCCGCACGAAGTCCAGCAGTGCGTCGGTGGGGAACACGGCGTCCACCACCAGCGACAGCTTCGTCTCCTCGCCGATCTTGATCCGGCCCACCACCGCCTGGAACGAGGCGATGTCCTCGTGGAGTCGCTGCGCCGCCGCGACGACGGCTTCTCCCTTCGCCGTCAGACGCGGGACGCGCCCGCTCCGGTCGAAGAGCCGCAGGCCGAGCTGCTTCTCCAGCCGCTGCATGGCCTGACTGACGGCCGGCTGCCCCTGGCCGAGCTTCCGGGCCGCCGCGGAGAAGCTGCCCTCCTCGGCCACCGCGCGGAGCGTGCGGAGCTAGTCGATGGTGACGCTTTCGAGCACCGCGCGACTGCATCACATCGACGGCGATGATGCACGCGCGCGTCCTCGCGCTCCTTCTTCGAGGCCAGCCAGGAGGCGATGGGCGAGGCCAGCGTCGCGGCGGTGCTCTCCGGGAGGGCGCCCCGGAGCATCTCGCGGGAGATGGCCTCCGCAGCGCCGATGATACCCACGCAGCGCTGTCGCAGCGTGTCCCGGGGCAGACGTGTACCCAAGGGGCAAGCAGTCTGTCTACCGGCCGGGAGCATCGATCGGGAGGCCCCTTCAGCGGTCCTCCTCGCCCCCTCCGCTTCAGCCCTCACCCTCAACAGGGCATCTATCCCGCCTATACGTCCCATGGCAACTCTCCTACCTCGACGGTTATGCCTGCACCGCCGCAAAGTAGGGCTCGGTGGGCTTCCTCTACTCGCGTGGCTGGCCGACTGCTTCATCTCCTATGTGTTCCAGCCTGCCAACGAGTCGCAGATGCGCAACCGGTACATTCGCCGGCTGGAGTTGGAGTCACTGCGGCCTCCCGAGGACGGGCAGTCAGTGCGGGTGCTGGAGGTGGGGTAGGCGCAGGGGCGAACCCGCCGCTCATGCGCTGGAGCTTGCAGGGGGCTGGACGTGGAGGTGTCGGGAGTGGAGCTGAGCGACTGTTTGTTGAAGCGCTGCCGTCGGCGGATGCGGCGGGGGGACTCGGACGTGCGGCTGATGATGGCCGACACGCATGCGTTGCCTTTTCCTGACTGGAGCTTCGAGCAGGCGCTGCACGTGGGAGGGATGGAAGGGTACCGGGAGTCGGCGACAGCGCTGGCGGAGATGGCGCAAGTGGCGCGGCTCGGGACGCCCCTGGTGGGGGGACGAGCAGCTAGCCCCGGCCTTTCGTCCGTCGCTGTTCCAACGCGTGGCGTGGCGTTCTAGGCGCTGACGTTCTACTCGAAGGAATCGCACCGTCCCCGGAGACTGCTGTTTTCCTGGAGTGTCTGTGATTACTGGGTGACGTCGTTTGCTTCTGTATGTCTTTTGGGGTGGCGGAGCCGATGGCCTGACGGCCCCGGGGTTCCTCAGCGGAAAGCTGGGTCGAGCTGCCCCAGGTAGTCGCGGATTCGAGGGATGAGTGGATGAGCGGGCTCAACCCTGGTCAGGATGGTCAGAGCGCGCTTGCACTTTTTGATGGCGAGGTGGGTCTTGCCCATGCCTTGCAGGGGAAGCGCCATGGTGAACATGACGATGGCGCATTCGGTGCTCTCGGCTCCCAGGGCCTTCGTCGAGAGGACCAGCGCCTTCTCAAGGTGAACAAGCGAGAGCTTGGGTTGATCGAGGTTACTCAGCGCGGTGCCGAGGACGTTATGCAGATGGCTTTGATTCGCGGGGGTGAGCTGAGCGCTGTTTCCGTAGCGAAGGGCTCGCTCGATGCACTCGCGGACCTTCTTCCAGTCTGCGCGCGATAGGTGGATTTCCCCCTGGAGGCAGAAGATTCCAAAGAGGTACTGCTGGGCCGAGGCGTGCTTCCTGCAGAGCGCCTCGGCCCGGGAGAGCTGCTCAAGCGCGGGCTCGGTCTCTCCGAGGTCCCAGAGGACTCTGGCGAACAGGATGAGGTCTTGCATCAGTCCGAAAGGTTCCTCTTCGGCCCAAGCCTCCTGGATCCTCACGGCTCGTTCACTGAGGTCCCGGCTCGTCCGCAGGGAGCCTCGGGCGTAGTGAAGCTGGCTCAGCGCGGAAATCGCCCGTACGCGCAGGCGATGCGTGCTTCCCAGCTGCTGCTCGCCGAGCCTCATGACCTGTTCGAACTCGGCTTCGGCCTCACGATGCGCGCCTTTTGCCTGGAGGATGCATCCCAGCGCGATGTGTGCGCTGGCCATTCCCAGGGCCGAGGTGGGCGTTGCTGCGGAGCAGAGGCTCAGTGTCTGCTTGGCACAGTCTTCGGCCCGTTCGAGATCCCCCACCTCGAAACAGGCCTGTCCTAGGGGGCCCAGGAGCGAGAGCCGCCTGTCGAGGAAGGAGCTATCGAGCTGCGAATAGAAGGCCAGCGCCTGCTCAAGATATGGCCGCGCAGCGGCAGGTTCGCGCTGGTCCAGCAGGTTCTGGCCCAGGCGCGCGGCAATCTGCGTGGTGATCAGTTTGTCGGACCCGTACAGGGCTCTGGACAGCTCAAGCGCTTGTTTCAGGCGGTGGCTGGCCTTGAGCAGCTTGTCCTGCTCCTCCAGGACCAGTGTCAGTGGACTGAGGATGCGAAGCTGCGCCCGCGCATCCGCGATTTCCTTGCCGAGTTCAAGTGCTTGCTCAAGGGTGCCCTCCGCCGCGGCGAGTTCTCCTTCCTCGTGGAAGATCTGTCCTAGTTCGTACTGGATGATGCACAGGGCGCGCTTGTCATTGGTCGCATGCGCGAGCCGCTTGGCCGCCTCCAGGCGTGGCCGAGCCGCCTGGAGTTCACCGGTCACCCGCAGGGCTCCGCCAAGGTATGTCAGCAGGTAGAGCCGCCTTACTGGCTCGACCTCCGCTCCGGCGAAGCCCAGGGCCTTTTCGAGATGAGGGACGGCTTGTGCTCCCTGCCCATGGAAGTACAGAAGTCTGCCGAGTTGCTGATGAATTTCAGCGGACTGGATGTCCTCGGGCTGAAACTGCTCCTGGAGCTCAATGGCCTTCTCCATCCGGGCCTGGGCCGTGGGGATGTCGTCCGCTTCTTCATAGGCGGCGGACAAACTCATGAGCGCGGAGATGATTAGGCGGTGCGGGAGTGGGTCCTGTTTCGAGAATATGGCCACGGCGCGCTCGAACATCTCCACGCCGGCCATCCATTTTTTCTGTTGAAACAGGATGGGGGCGAGGTTGTTCAGGTCGATGGCGACTTCCATGTGCTGGGGGCCATAGACCTTCTCATCGATGGCCAGGGCGCGCTCAATGTAGCGCCGGGCCTCTGGAAGGTCTTCACCACGCGCCAAGAAGTTCCCCAGATTATTACAGACGTTCGCAACGTTTGGATGTTCAGGCCCTACCTTGTGTTCGTGCAATGCGAGGGAACGCTCAAAACATTCCCGTGCTGCTTCATTCTCTCTGAGTTCATCGAGAAGTTGTCCATAATTGTCAAGGAACGTGGCCAGCATTCCGTCATCTTGCTCATTGGAGGCTTCTTTGATGGCAATGGCCCGCTGGAAGCAGTCTTTTGAGCCTTCCAGGTTCTTGAGCTTGTGAAGGGCGCGCGCAAGATTGTTGAGGGTGGTCGCCACTTCGGGATGGGATGGACCTAGGCGCTCCTCCTCAATTTGGAGAGCGCGCTCACAAAAATCACGTGCCTTGGTTGGATCTCCTAAGTGCAGATAAGTATTGCCTAGGCCTTTCAGGTCTAGTGCTACGTGGGGATGGTTAGGTCCATAGATAGCTTCCAGCGTGGTGAGCGATCTCTCAAGTAGCTCACGTGCCTCTCGATAGCGGCCAAGCTTCTCCAGAACCCTTGCGTATTCGGCACGAATCACGGCAACCGCGGGATGTCGCGGTTCGAGCCGGGCTTCCGCTAATGTAAGGGCTTGTGCAAGGTACTCTGCTGCCTCCTCAAATCGGGCCTGTCGCGTGAGCGTAGCTCCAAGAAGGAAGAGGCACGTGGAGTAGCCTCCATTTTTTGTGGTAGGGGTGTGTAGTGATAGGGCTTGCCGGGCCTT from Myxococcus xanthus encodes the following:
- a CDS encoding transposase, translating into MRWYRKASSCRGRAACASRRCRRPRKDLHANDRQGLERRCRYGARGALALERLSRAEDGRSAYRMKRPLPDGTTHLLFTGQELLRRVASLVPPPRANLTRFHGVFAPGARLRPFLVPQAGAQEASAGLEAAAGKERVKERTPRVDFRRVAQEDVRLRRVRLHEVWRQA
- the fxsT gene encoding FxSxx-COOH system tetratricopeptide repeat protein, yielding MTALQVEFRAVRSHLKEAHEKTHPEGTVYEQGHFHGQSGTWEVLLVEVGAGNTRTAFETERAIQFFLPEVVLFVGVAGGLKDVSIGDVVFAPKVYGYESGKETEQFEPRPDVGESSYPLEQRARAIARRDDWKSRIPAPPPSAEPRALPGPIAAGEKVVASTRSEQFQRLRRQYGDAVAVEMEGRGFLIATRANRGVDALVIRGISDCIDAKAAADATGSQELASQHASAFAFELLATFRLPPAPSGARALPTEPVWTVPYPPNPNFTGRAPLLKTIRTHFLSTPTRALALHGLGGVGKTQLAVEYARRHALDTPDHSHILWVRADEPAVLAASYAGLSDALGLPEATVAEQSVRVKAVRLWLQRNTGWLLVFDNARQEADLRPYLPLTTAPGHILVTSLNPAWRGLATPCQVDVLDRAESTDFLLRRTGQTDTAGARALAGALGDLPLALAQAAAYMEQTQKPLADYLSLFERHRQRLLSRPGPPSDYPHTVEATWELSFEQVQSQSPAGAALLSLCAFMAPSPIPSKLLVEGAALLPEQLSAVGGDELLMDEAISALSRYSLVQVLHHQLLFHRLVQAVKLDRLGGERGRGEEAALRLLHKLFVFDTYDLQTWTRCAELLPHAMAVCENARSSAAGKDLLPELLWRLGSYLETQAEYSQARALLEQGLDLVRKHPGDGSLTEARFIAGLGDIATNLGEYPQAQTLLEQASQLLQASGPSDDSKTDVANILASFSGLALSRGALIDAENKARQALSLHTPTTKNGGYSTCLFLLGATLTRQARFEEAAEYLAQALTLAEARLEPRHPAVAVIRAEYARVLEKLGRYREARELLERSLTTLEAIYGPNHPHVALDLKGLGNTYLHLGDPTKARDFCERALQIEEERLGPSHPEVATTLNNLARALHKLKNLEGSKDCFQRAIAIKEASNEQDDGMLATFLDNYGQLLDELRENEAARECFERSLALHEHKVGPEHPNVANVCNNLGNFLARGEDLPEARRYIERALAIDEKVYGPQHMEVAIDLNNLAPILFQQKKWMAGVEMFERAVAIFSKQDPLPHRLIISALMSLSAAYEEADDIPTAQARMEKAIELQEQFQPEDIQSAEIHQQLGRLLYFHGQGAQAVPHLEKALGFAGAEVEPVRRLYLLTYLGGALRVTGELQAARPRLEAAKRLAHATNDKRALCIIQYELGQIFHEEGELAAAEGTLEQALELGKEIADARAQLRILSPLTLVLEEQDKLLKASHRLKQALELSRALYGSDKLITTQIAARLGQNLLDQREPAAARPYLEQALAFYSQLDSSFLDRRLSLLGPLGQACFEVGDLERAEDCAKQTLSLCSAATPTSALGMASAHIALGCILQAKGAHREAEAEFEQVMRLGEQQLGSTHRLRVRAISALSQLHYARGSLRTSRDLSERAVRIQEAWAEEEPFGLMQDLILFARVLWDLGETEPALEQLSRAEALCRKHASAQQYLFGIFCLQGEIHLSRADWKKVRECIERALRYGNSAQLTPANQSHLHNVLGTALSNLDQPKLSLVHLEKALVLSTKALGAESTECAIVMFTMALPLQGMGKTHLAIKKCKRALTILTRVEPAHPLIPRIRDYLGQLDPAFR
- a CDS encoding NAD(P)H-dependent flavin oxidoreductase; protein product: MNGANDGRSPPSSRESEPDEERGDSSPEPRRPPIYVLEGNTLHTRLTRELGVNYPFVSDGMAFVSLPPLVIAVSEAGGVGMLGAALEPADVLDVRLHTIQAGTRRPFGVNFLMAQRDSRHFTTREHIETCIARRVPIVSFHGGLPPEEWVAALRAAGVRVWAQAPSGEVARRALSLDVDGLIAQGRQASGLNQSTTPTLALVRELRALTDTVPVLAAGGIADGLSAARALFHGADGVWVGTRMVASVEAHAHPAYKQRIVDGDAGDTDVTTVFGREWPGHRMRVLRNRVVREWTGREGRVPMPMATPERIGTTRLFPGTPGGGPLVDVPRHSAFVPTPDTEGNLEEMAMPASGASMARIESVLPAGQIVVELMERARRVLADPHGLDADADEDGRG